The Zingiber officinale cultivar Zhangliang chromosome 10A, Zo_v1.1, whole genome shotgun sequence genome contains a region encoding:
- the LOC122027322 gene encoding homeobox-leucine zipper protein HOX19-like, translated as MAISQEGACDMSLSLDLSIGRSRRRAEQSSPCFAFSLSDGFEAAGDGVSVKREIVNHDVGCEEVDTERLSSFRSCGSDEDDDVGGARKKLRLTKEQSALLENRFKEHSTINPRQKHALAEQLNLRPRQIEVWFQNRRARTKLKQMEVDCEFLKKCCQKLSDENRKLHKELQQIKALKAAPPHTSFPAAVNLLTICPSCGRRDHSGTDQKEAI; from the exons ATGGCCATTAGCCAGGAAGGCGCCTGTGACATGAGCCTTTCTCTCGATCTGAGCATTGGCCGGAGCCGGAGGAGGGCCGAGCAGAGCTCGCCCTGCTTCGCATTTAGCCTGTCCGACGGCTTCGAAGCTGCTGGTGACGGTGTCTCTGTTAAGAGGGAAATTGTTAATCATGATGTAGGATGCGAGGAGGTGGATACAGAGAGGTTGTCGTCTTTCCGCAGCTGTGGCAGCGACGAGGACGACGACGTTGGCGGCGCGAGGAAGAAGCTTAGGCTTACAAAGGAGCAGTCTGCTCTGTTGGAGAACAGATTCAAGGAGCACAGCACCATAAATCCG AGGCAAAAACATGCCCTGGCTGAGCAACTCAATCTCCGGCCACGGCAAATCGAAGTGTGGTTTCAGAATAGGCGGGCAAG GACTAAGCTGAAGCAGATGGAAGTGGACTGCGAGTTTCTAAAGAAGTGCTGCCAGAAGCTGAGCGACGAGAACCGGAAACTGCACAAGGAGCTGCAGCAGATAAAGGCTCTCAAAGCTGCACCACCTCACACGAGCTTCCCTGCTGCAGTAAACCTCCTCACCATCTGCCCTTCCTGCGGGAGGAGAGATCACAGTGGCACTGACCAAAAAGAAGCCATTTAG